The Pseudomonadota bacterium genomic interval GGTCATGACCGGTGCAGACACAACATACTATACCACCGCATTAAATACCGGCATCATCACCCTTACCATTAATTCTCCTCTTTCAACATCCAAACTCTCAAAACTGCATAATCTCGAACTGTTTGCTACTCCACAGACAAAAGCTGGAAGAATACTGAAATTTCAATTAAGCGGCTCCCTCATCGACAAGCTCGGAATGAGCAACTGATCCATCATTTCTCCCTCACTTTCTTTATAATCGCAGGAAGGCAAATATCGCAATACACCCAAAAACCGGATTAAAAAATTTCTTGCGCTGTTAATCAGCTGAATTTATTGCACCCTGTTGACAGCTGTGAGACTTTTCGAAAGACTCATTTTGTTCACAAAGTACGCATATAACAGTTTTCTAAATTTTTAAGTTGTACCTGGAGAAAATATCCAGTTTAGTTATTTCCTAGTATTTTCAATCACGCCACTCTCAGGATTTTATCATAAATGACCAGAATTATCACCATTGCCAGCCAGAAAGGTGGAGTCGGCAAGACAACAACTGCATTTAATTTAGGGTACAGCCTGAGCAAGCTCGGCAAAAAAGTACTGATCATCGACGGTGATCCCCAGGGCGGCGCAAGCGTTGCCTGCAATCTCA includes:
- a CDS encoding AAA family ATPase, which encodes MTRIITIASQKGGVGKTTTAFNLGYSLSKLGKKVLIIDGDPQGGASVACNLKKRTAKGLVHALQDFIEPVDAIEYLVADSLAIAG